The DNA sequence tcttcgtttCTTCATCTTCACAGAATCTCCATCAACTTTTACCTCCTCCACGGTCGCTTGCTTCTTagtcttcttctattttctttcatttttgtgttttttgttacTTGAAGAATGATAAAGATTGTGTAATTTTGATACGATGGGCAAGTTTGATTTTTAGGAGCAGAAATTTGGGTCTCAGGCTTTGCCTCCGGCGACCGCTCTCTGGAGACGAGCTCAATGGCGTCGGATTCAAGcacaagttttatttttgtcaaaCACAGTTCAagattctgttttttttttttttcattgtgcATGGCGAGTATTGTTTTGTGTATTAATTTTGTTGGTGTTTCAGACATGGGGTTCGGCTGATTCGTCGAAAAGATTACCAAGAAAGAACTCGAGCTTAGCATTGCATGAGATGGCGATGTAGAAGCAGGACTCGAGCTCGGCGGACTTACGTATGAACTCAGCTCGAGTGAAGTCCCAGTAAAGCTTGATCCTCCTGTGACGTCCGCAGGTGAGGTAAATAGATTTGGAGCCTGGTCGAGTTTGGAAGAATGAGAAGGTTGATGGGTGGAGAGAAACGGTGATGGAGAAAAAGTCGGTGGCGTGGATGGTGAGGCAATGAGAGAAGAGGGTTCTGGACCATGTGAGTGTGAGATAAGTTGGAGAGCCACAGAGTTGAGTTTGGAATATGCAGGTTATGAGAATCTGAGGCACTTCATGAGATGTATTGCTCGAGAGCGTGCAGGGTTGGCTGAAACATGCTGGAATCATAGTGTCTGAACTTTGATCTCGCGtttatttttcagaaaataCAATTCAAGATCAATTGAAGAAAGGTTAAAGGAGACGAGACATGAGAGAGAGACATGACAGACGAGGGAAGTCATGAGTGTGAATGGGGGCTTGGGAGTGctttggtttgtttttcttttttctttttttgttttttaatttcctttcttttttcatgttgCGTTGGCTTCTTAATTCCTTGATTTGCGCTTCTGAAAGGGTCTCTAATTAATTACTCACTCTCTCTGTCTGTCTCAGCTCATATCATATGGGAGTGAGCTGGGTTGCACCATGGAGGACTTTTCCAGTCAACAGTTGGTACTTAATTCGCAAGCTCATAAAAATATACTGACACAaactctatttattttaatacttgtacttttatcataaaatatgaataatataaaacatgaataatacatatatatataagggcatctatataatatagagTACTGTGaccttttttcaatatatatttccttatttttttatcCTATTGAGTTAGTTGTTTTAGTAGTCCAACTcgattgttattttataaaatttgtgtttctcttgaaaagttgaaacgaaaaattaaataataatttcatatatatatgaaataataatacattcactCTAAAAACATAGTCCAAAGTACTCTATTAGGCCTCTCGGATAAGCTAATTGATCAAGTCCTATTTTCAAATAtcgtaaatttttttataactattaattTGTCGGTTACTTGTCGGGAAAGAATCCAAAACTGATTGCCGTGTTGAATTGAATATTGAGAATCGAGACTCAATACCTACTCCATTATTATTAATAGTAAAATGATTACTTAATAAGATCTATCCAACTGGATCCTATTTAATCAAACTTTTAGTGGGTAagatgataataatatatattatataacattttatctaaaatagtaaccgagtgggtgagatgataatatatattatataatatttcatctaaaatagtaacgtagtggatgagatgataataatatatattatataacattttatctaaaatagtaacggAATGGGTgagatgatgataatatatattatataatattttatctaaaatagtaacgtaGTGGATGTGCACGGCAATtaattttggattctttccTGACAGGAGTGGGAGTTGGTGGGTGAGAGTCGCTGGAGTTGGTGGATTcagtatctatttatttatttatttattatagacaggagtgggtgagatgatgataatatatattatataatattttatctaaaatagtaacgtagtgggtgagatgatgataatatatattatataatattttatctaaaatagtaacggagtggatgagatgataatatatatcatataatattttaccTAAAATAGTAACGTGGTGAGATGATAATAATATACAttattttctctcaaaaatTTCTTGGAAGTTTCATGTACAAGCGTTCATTAAGAGAtgacttttcttcttttttcactgTTTTTTGGAGGAGAAATCGCATTGATAGTAGTGGGTAGGTGAGATATATTACCCAAAggtctatttttcttcaattgttTTTGACGTGTGTTACCCACCATGATGACAAAAGGGACCCTTTAAAAGCTTGCTATTGACATGTTACCAACGTCTCTTAATTCATACATAGctctattattgttttttttttttttaaatcctactTTAGTAGGTTTAGAGACTATAATTTGAAAGAAAGAGATTAAGCTTAATCCATTGTTTAATTAACAACATGTCATATCCCCAATCCAATCTCTTTCTTTCGAGAAGACTTTTTCTCTCGGCCTCCGCGATTAGCATGAGATTTGGGACTTTAtcaaaagtttttaatttttaatttttcagtaGTGCAGTCAAATTCTGTTTGGAATTTCCTGCTCAACTTCACATTCCACGACACATGTTTGACGACTATGAAGTACTTGCACATTGCTTTAACTTAAACAGTGATCTGTACCGGTCCATTTGAACCTTCGAGTTTTGTATGAtcttatatatgtaaaatataggAGATTGAACTTGAAGCTGGTAATCAGTTTTCATACATGATACATGAAAGTTAGCCTGATCAGCTTTAAATTCGATTAGGAAACGTGCTGGTTGGCTTTTTATCTTTCAATTGAtctctattaattaatttaatttcacCTCTATTTGGATTCAGTATTATCTAAAAGCTGTAGAGGCAGAAACTTCGGTTcacatcattaattaattagtaagaTATGCACTCCAccataaactattttatatgtTAACAATTTATATTAAAGGGAATATATATCAAAAGATGCGACGTGTTAGGTGCATCATTGATGATCATCTATATTGAATGTTAGGTGCGACATGTATGCTTTTTCctcattctttaatttttaagtgaagtagaaaaagaaattgaatttgaagaGGGTCCATTTCCAAGTACCTAAAATGGATTGGCTTAACCTTACctgtcaaaatatttaaaaatcaatttaaataatttaattaatattatattaattttcttatgtaCAAATTAGATTCCTGACAGGCCACGACTGACAGCAGACAAAAACACATACATAAGAAGACGAGAGATGAGAGCGAGAGAGGTGGGTGCCAGGTAATTCCCAATTTGAACTAATAGACCCCACCATATTTAACAAAAGATGATCATAACTCTCTCATCTAAtaagacaaataaaaaaaaattgtgactaATGACCACTTTGAAAAGGCAAATAGAGAAGATATACAaacattttctaataataactttagtataaaataataagataatgatAGATTTACTCATTGtacaaattgtgattttcatccAGAGGTTTCTCGGTCACCCAAGAGTCATGCGGGAAGAAGCGTCGGAGTCCTCAAGTCctctttcttcctcctccttattttccttttttctcaacTTTACGTCACTTCCATCTCCTTTATATCACATCTCCTAACAACCCATCACATCCCTTTGTCCCCTTTTATCCCTTCTCTCTCCCCTATTTTCTAACACGAGGACTTTGAAAATTTGCTAGAGTTTTGTAAGGACACTTTTATCCTTCTTGTCACTTACCGCGTGATTGTtaaggttctttttctttttctttttctttttctttttcacaaaagaactttatgaaaaatgagttaaattttaCATTTCACATTTATATAATCCAAGACCAATACTATAAAGCAGGCATTTGCTTTTGAAAAAACTTTAGAAACACAAAACCCGACACAAGCTAATGTACTTAAACAAGTGCAAAACTAATCACCcagtataataaataaaattcttgatttttaatatatttcttgAGTCTTTTTAAGGTTGAGATCAATTTGAGGAAAATATGCACAATCATCTCAAACTATAATAGTATCTGTTGCAATCATCCCCTAAACTATCAAAAACTTGTAATGGACTCCGTTCTCCCTTTAAAATAGTCCAAATTAGccctaacaatttaaaaaatatatataataatataaaataataaaaaaaagtaaggaatCCACAAGAAGGAAGATATGTTTGCTTTGAATACGGAGGACAAGCCGGGACCAACATTGAATAAGGACTTGTCATCTACTGCGCAATTATTTGAGCAAAAAATTgtataagaaaaaattgaatacaattttatatataaaaatattaatgatttttagagctaattaatataaaagtatatatttttcttgcataacatgaataataattaataatgaattgagttgATCATGATCAGTTTATTTCAATCTTCAACCTGCACGTTTcctaatgtattaaatatgatattatatcaTGTTGATGGTGTTGCGAGTAGAATAGTTAATCTAGGGATGTAACGGGTCGAAGACAGACTTAGTCGAGCATTCAAACAAGTCGTGATtcaccaaaaaacaaaaccgAAAACCGCTTTAAGGATGGCTagttttcatttggtgggacAGAATCCACTTCTCAccacaaatacattgcatgtgggtttcccttgtgtgtattgtcacatacacaaacctcccacattcctCTAACGAAATAAaagtaggaaaaatatagttgcaaacataattgtacactaatctgtgtaccaatgtgatgtgattggtcaaaaaatagattttattaaaaacaatgttaatttaaattttaagtgtaaatgaatcagtattagtacataatgcgcgactgtgcttgtatatagcaaaactcataaaagTATTCCCCATTGACCCACCCCGACTCCTATCATTTCgtttctcatcttctctttcctctcaattCTTTTCTCTGCTTTTTTTTGCCCTATCTCATAGGGTTTTCATGTCCTGGTAGTTCTGTTTCTCTCATGAACTCCTGCCTTAAAGCTCTGTACGAAGAGATTTTGGTTGTTGTCTTCTTTggatttctcttttttgctctcTTTGGAGGGTTTTCTGGTAGAAAAAGGTGCAGATTCGACCTCTCGGGGTTTTTTCAGTCGTACCCATGTCTGAGATCTTCGGTTTCAgtggtaaactctcgattgccttagaaaaacataagcgatatactttaagtgttcttccAAATAGCATAGTTAGTATAGAATTCAttaaaattaagccgttaacctctctctctctctctctctctctctctctctctctctctctctctctctctctctctctctctctctctctctcctttcaaCAAAAACAGTGACCCTctattttagaccagacaactctaaTCCGTAGaatttttacaggtcttctaTAGATGTCAGGCGCCGTAGCTATGATACTATATCGCTCTTCTATAACTgttaggcgccgcagctatgatactatatCGCTCTTCTGTAGCTATTAGGCGCCgtatagctatgacactacatcGCTCTTCTGTAGCTATCAGGCGCCGCAGAACTATGATACTGCATCGCTCTTATGTAGCTGTCAGACGCCGCTtctatgatactacatcactcttgtctcttgtagagaaatgcttcacgagagatgattcgtcataattttctgaacaaaagaattattcagttcatcttctttcgcatatCATCTTCTTAACTTTTCTGaatttagtctgcattcttactctgcaatctctttctactttctcattttgcaatggctcagcaatcttctcattaccaatatatgaggtattatgcacctcgttcaccagttgtttctacttcttccgtaggtgctataatgcaatccaataatgatctgactaataagtcagatgatgaaattatctacgagcttgtgaatCTCGGCACCCtatactcatcaaccattgtcgcatattctcagtgactacaatctaggactggtggggttgacaaactccacgagaatatttctatctttcaacggcttcttctggagtccaacatgaagatagaagcactaaagcgagataatagagatttaaaatctttgcttaaatcttcttttcgagtagctactcctttagataggaggggcatgcagatttttgaagagcaagagcgtttaaagattgaggcgaagagcctcaaatttctgtaattttacttcgagataataaaataatacttcacaaatattcatatttgtgtttctatcttctggtagatgttttatgtgctccattttatttctcctttaataatgcacatttcttacaaaatcataatataaatctgaaatactaattatatttaagagatggtattttagatctaataatttcattcatctcctccatgaatgttctctaaatcccaactgaagcttctcattttacaaattttgttaGTTACAGTTtacttgtaaaatctttgcttgttatttggaaaaattccacAGGAtgaagatatcaacaatcatgacagtgCTGCTGCTCTCTttctaaacaggttgattcacatgaataacctcatttgcttcagtatactgaatgagatgtatttatttcttctgttctttATTTGAGAGACTGGAAACCTATTTTACGTGTCTTGCTCTCCAAATATTTTGCACAACCAACGCTCGTTTCCAGCGTTGACGAATGCCGCAAAATTTCTGACCTTATTCTGGCAAAGCCGATTATTTTAGGAACACGGATCAAAGTTTCTTCTTATAATGGTACTTCCTGTTAATATTAACATTGTTGTTAATTGTACATCTTATACttgtatatttattcatttatgttTATAATATAGGCCTATCGTTGTCATCAAAACCGACGAGTGTCTTTATTGTTGAATCCCTTCTTTCATCTTCTGTTGCATCACATACATGgtaaataacttatttaaatacactataaatttaatgttgtttttttcattgtaaatctttctttgtttctattgatgtttaactttatttactaattcaaatttttaggGCAGCACAAAATGATAAATTGCTGGAAGAGATCATTGGAAATAGTTTTGGATCAGCTTCAAGTAGTTCTACTGATCCAATCATAAAAGTATCTGAAATCGCAGAAAAACTGATATCTGCTCCAGCAATGGcagtatatttttctttttttttaaaagccaaatttcttattttaaagaatacaattcattttttcactttttggaatcgtttaattttattctaagtttTTGGGACATGGAGATTGGAGGTTGGTTGGAAtgaaatggagatggaggatggaaatttgtgaattgtgtgttGTGGCTTCAGAACTGTGCATATGCTTCAATTTgaaatgttgattgtttgttggatttgatttatGTAATAAGGGTGAATTTCGAATCCTTCTATACGGTATTATTTAGATGTTGATTAGTGCACATAGTTATTTTGTCTTAATGCAGAGGTCCACATATTTGGTTAGAGGCAAATTTAGAATGGTTGATTTTCACCAGTCATTCCACTACGTATCATGCGAGAATTGCAACAAAGCAACTGGCTATGACCTCGGTGAAAACTTCATATGTTATAGTTGCAAGAATGCAGCAATTGCACGGGCAAAGTAAACATTTTcctcatattttgaaattaaaaatttttatatggtagttagaacattttatttgctgaTATCAACGAATGATAACTTATTTATTGCTGTTAGGTGTAGAGTTTACTTAGATGTGTATGATGATATCACATCGATTATCGTTGTTATTTTTGAAatctatacaatatatttatatgtttacaaatttatatatttttaaatttatacatttaaatacgtttaaaaattttgatacattatctttttatatgttttttcattGTTACAGGAACATCTGCCTTATATTGAAAACATTGCaaataacattgaaaataatgagtggATCGTAGTCTTGGGCGCGCAGATGAATGAATTTGGGAGATTACGTCAAAACAAACTTACTGTATTATCTGTTAATAACGTCCCAGAAACAGCAGAATGAGTTTCCAgacttttcttttgaaacttttgactattgtaatatataagtaCAGGGTACTCGTGTATAGTTGTAGTTATGTTTATTAGAGTGCTGTATTATAACAATGAATATTttgcaaacaatatatataatgtttattatgaagaggaagaaaattgttaaaatatagatgaaattctgtctatttatagctaaattaaaaaatttttaaattgttacacttaagaaaaatatcgactgggcacacgtgcatcgcacgtgctgctttactagtatatatatatatatatatgaaaaggaAGAAGTAGGTTGTAAAGGCATCTAGGGAGTAGGGATGGGGTCAGAGATTCTCGATGTGCGGGCTCCGACTCAAATGATAGCTGACAAgtctaaatttaaaataatattattttatttataattgtacACAAGTCTTGTTGGGCCATCCTAcacttatattattttataaaataatataaaattgctGCACTAATATTCGTTCCACTATCAATAAGCACATTTCTTGTCATAATATTCTTGTTGGGGGCCATACCGGCCAATAAATAATTAtcagctttgctacatacagtcgtcacatgcagtcggcgtgcaatcGGCTGtacgaaatgaataaaaaaaattataaaaaattttttttatattttttataactttttttattcaaggggacctacatgaattataaaaaattataaaaataattttttttttcatgtaggtcccgtattaatttttttttacagccgactgcacgccgactgcatctgccgactgcaaaaagtatttctcaataattatatatctaagaGCCATCCTGCAAGTTTGGACAAAAGGCAGGCCGGCACGAAGGTTGctagcatatattttttttttttttttgaaaggatatACCCTTCTgtcatttcattataaaaatgataaaatacatGGAGGAGCTTCCTCCATTGTTACAATTAAATCTGGACAAGTAAGAGCATCTTTTGCTAGTAAGTGAGCTACAATGTTACCATttctcctaacatgagaaaCTTCCTACtttgcaaaatatgaaagacATGACCTTGTTTCACACACGTACATGCTAGCACTACATCTcgcttcttttccttcttgtaGAGCTTTTGTGACTTGCAAAGAATCACCCTCAAGGATGACCTGATGCAAGCCAAGGTCTAGGCCAAAGTTGGCTGCTTGTAAGGCACCATATGCTTCTGCTAGGAGAGGATCTGGGTAAATTTGTTTCTGTAGTCGCAAAGTGGCAATAACTTGATTATCACTGTCTCTTACTACCACTCCTATACCAATTACACCTCCTGCCTTATCCACTGCCCCATCCCAATTGATCTTAAACCAGTTTGGTGAAGGGGTCTGCCACACTTCAATTGAGGGGCAGCTTGATGGCTTTTTGCTGTTAAGATCCACACCCTTCTCTGCCAACATATCTAACAAGGTTCGAGTTTCCTTAACAATAAAGTGAGGCTCAGTAAACTCTTGTTTGAATATGTATGAGTTCCTTCTCCACCAGATTTTCCTTGCCACTACCACAAATTCCTGGACTTCTTCTTCACTCAGCACCTTGGTTAAATGGTCAAAAAACAGTAGAATGGGCAGTTGCTTGGTAGATATTTTCTGGATTCTTCTAGAGCATAAACTCCACACATCCATAGCTGCTGTACAGCTCCATAATGCATGGAGAACATCTTCACTTTCCCTACAGCAGATGGGACATAGGGGGTCCTTGACTACATTCATCTTGAAGAGTTTAGTTTGAGTAGGAAGGGCCTCATGGCATGCCCTCCACAGAAACATTTTATCCCCAGGGGTTACTCTCAGCTTCCAAATCTTACTCCACACTTCTTGATGTATGTTACTCGATGAGGCTTGGTTTAGGTTTGCTACCTACCTAGTCTTTTCCATGTGATAAGCactttttacagaaaaagaCCCCTCCTTAGTACCACTCCATATAATTCTATCTCTGGTTTCCATGGAGCTAATTGGGGTTTGCAGTATCAATTTTGCCTCCCCCTCAGCAAAAGTGTCTTGAACTAGTTCAGTTTTCCACACCTTGGCTTCAGGATTGATCAATTCTGCAACTTTGGCCCTTACATCCAGATTTTTCACTGGGCTGGTGACTTTGCTAGGATTGGGATAACCAATCCATTTGTCTTCCCATATATGAATTTCAGCTCCTGTTCCCAGTCTCCAAACAGCACCATCTTCTATGACTTCTCTTGCTGCAAGAAGGCTTCTCCAAACAAAGGAAGGTTTGGACCCTAGTTTTGCTTCCTGAAAGTTCAAATTAGGATGGTATTTGGCTTTTAAGACTTTAGCTGCCAAGGAATTAGGGTCTTGAATTAGTctccaacattgtttagagagcATGGCTTTGTTGAAGCACACAAGATCCCTAAAACTGAGGCCCCCTATTGCCTTTGCTTGTCCCATTTTCCTCCAGGATACCCAGTGAGTTTTGTGTTCCTTCTCTTGTTGACCCCACCAGAATTCCTAAATAACACTATTGATAGATTGCAGGAAGGAGGTGGGGAGTTTAAAAACACTCATAGTGTAGGTGGGTAAGGCTTGGATCACTGCTTTGAGATAAATTTCCTTCCCTGCCTGAGATAGAGTTTTAGTTCTGTGGTTGCTAAGTCTCAATCTGATTTTGTCTAGAATGTCTTGGAAGGATTTGGATTTGTTTCTTCCCACCACTGATGGTAATCCTAGATACCTTTCATAGGCTAACCCAGACCTTATCCCAGCAATTGACAGGATGTAATCTTGGGTCTGCCTTGCTGTGTTTTTGCTGAAAATGATGGAAGTTTTCTCCAGATTTAATCTTTGGCCAGATGCCATCTCATTTGCCTTACAAAATAGTagactgtcatctgcaaaaaagaggTGGGAGATTCTCAAATGATTATTCCTAATTGGTACCCCATTAATCAGTCTATCTTCTCCAGCCTTGTGAATCAGGTTGCTTAGTGCCTCTGCACACATGATGAAAAGATAAGGTGACAGTGGGTCACCTTGTCTAATGCCTCGAGAAGGTAGGAATTCTTGTTGAGGCTCACCATTCACTAATAGGGAATAGGAGACAGATTCTATGCATCTCATCACTAGGTCCACCCACTGACTGCAGAAGCCCATCTTTTGAAGCACAGCTCGAAGGAAGCCCCACTCAACTATGTCATAAGCTTTGCTCATGTCTAACTTTAGTGCCATGTACCCTTCTTTTCCTGATAATTTACATTTCATAGTATGCAAAGCCTCAAAAGCAATAATAACATTATCAGTTATTAGTCTATTAGGTATAAAAGCAAATTGAGAAGGAGATATGACACTAGGTAAAACCTTCTTTAATCTGTTAGCTATGCATTTAGAAATGAGTTTATATAGTACATTACATAGAGATATGGGCCTGAATTCTGTGACTGTGAGGGGAACTTTCTTCTTAGGAATGAGGGCAATGAAGGTGCTGTTAATGTCCCTTATATTGCCACCTGAATTAAGGACACTTAGAATAGTATCACACACCTGTGGTCCCACTACTGGCCAGTGCTTTTGGTAGAAGATTGCAGGGAATCCATCTGGTCCTGGGGAGCTTAGACCATTCATGCTGAAAAGAGCTTCTTCCACCTCTTGCACAGTGTAGGACTTGGTCAGCATGGAGTTTTGTGCTGCAGTTACTCATGCCTCCATTGATGCTATGCATGCTTCTGGTTTACTGGGGTTAGAGGAGGTGAAAATATCTGTGAAGTATTCTTGGAATAGAGCACATATACCTTCTTTCGAACTTACTGCTTGGCCATTGCTGTCCATCAATTTCCTAACAACATTGGATTTTCTCCTATCTGAAGCACATTGGTGGAAGTATTTGGTGTTTCTATCCCCCTCACTCAGCCACCTCTGcttggctctttgtttccacttaATGTTTTCTACCTCAAGAAGCTTGTTTGCTTCTTGTTGTGCTTGTTTTATCTCCTCTGTTAGCTGGCCTGTGTTCCTTTCTTGTAGTGTAGAAATGTAGTCCATTTGAGCACAGACTTCTCTTTTGGCAATGTCAAAAGTCTTCTTGCTCCATTGAGTCAGTCTTGATTTACAATTTTTGAGCCTTTCAATAGTGCCTTGCATTTTATTCACAGTTTTCCTTGGTGCCCTCCAAGCTTCCTCAACCAGTTTAGAACTTTCTTCCTTAAGTAACCAACATGCCTCATATCTGAAAGGCTTTTGTTGCCTGTTTCTAGGTACTTGCAGCTGCTCCATGGTAACCCACAATGGATTATGATCCGAATTCAAAACTGGGAGGGTATATACCTTGGAATCACTGAAGAGGTGTGCCTAGACAGAGTTGCTAAAGGCCCTATCAAGCCTTTCTTTGGTAAAGGCCTTTCCTTGCCTTCCATTAGACCATGTGAATTTGCTTCCAAGGTAACCCATATCACTCAAACCACAACTGTACACAGCAGTTCTAAATGTCTCCATTTGTTTGTAAGGTCTCAATGCTCCTCCCCACTTCTCACCATAGCAcattatttcattaaagtcacctACACACATCCATCCTGTAGTTGTTGCAGGTTTTAGTGCTTGAAGCAAGAGCCAACTTTCCTGCCTCTTCACTGTCATTGGGTTGCCATAGAAACCAGTCAATTGCCAAGGGATTCCCCCCTTCATGCCCTTCACCAAAAGTGAAATGTGGTTCTGTGTGTATGACACCACTTCTGCTTCCACATCTTCTTTCCAAAGGAAGGCTACCCCTCCACTGGCTCCTCTCGAATTGACTACAAAACTATTGTCAAAATGCAGTCTCCTTCTAACAGTTTCC is a window from the Carya illinoinensis cultivar Pawnee chromosome 14, C.illinoinensisPawnee_v1, whole genome shotgun sequence genome containing:
- the LOC122293667 gene encoding uncharacterized protein LOC122293667, which gives rise to MEQLQVPRNRQQKPFRYEACWLLKEESSKLVEEAWRAPRKTVNKMQGTIERLKNCKSRLTQWSKKTFDIAKREVCAQMDYISTLQERNTGQLTEEIKQAQQEANKLLEVENIKWKQRAKQRWLSEGDRNTKYFHQCASDRRKSNVVRKLMDSNGQAVSSKEGICALFQEYFTDIFTSSNPSKPEACIASMEA